Proteins from one Nitrospira sp. genomic window:
- a CDS encoding DUF2007 domain-containing protein, translating into MTSSQHPESSSTFVTLCESGDVGELALIKSLLDGNGIPYAVQHEHVGALYPGVALLGSRVMVESRDRQRAEILLSRLALQVREATGEAG; encoded by the coding sequence GTGACGTCGAGCCAGCATCCTGAGAGTTCCAGCACGTTCGTGACGCTCTGTGAATCGGGTGATGTGGGGGAGTTGGCTCTGATCAAGAGTCTGCTCGACGGCAATGGGATCCCCTACGCCGTTCAGCATGAACACGTCGGCGCACTCTATCCCGGAGTGGCTCTGTTGGGGAGTCGGGTCATGGTGGAGTCGCGGGACAGGCAACGAGCGGAGATTCTGCTCAGTCGATTGGCGCTTCAGGTGCGGGAGGCAACCGGCGAGGCGGGATGA
- a CDS encoding iron-containing redox enzyme family protein, producing the protein MAQKRLSRTQFLERLLSIMDRKHHWAWPIIMGPGISKAQLKLHYQQEFLVYVRDFPVLLARVHGQNPPPDVRRMLAENIYEEDTGGLSFGRSHPELFNEMMQGLGFRNEVFRTAKLLPASARYRKWLEQVTASRDWVVGAAALAVFVEGSIKDRQEIQEPSKPKSEAEIEAYINAHPLIRHHNIARQSMDLIRAHQQVEAGHRQDAYAMVVGYADTRRRQNAVLACVSQGLTLWMAYRDSIAKACKLVKP; encoded by the coding sequence ATGGCACAGAAGCGATTGAGCCGGACGCAATTTCTTGAGCGCCTGCTGTCCATCATGGATCGCAAGCATCACTGGGCCTGGCCCATCATCATGGGGCCTGGCATCTCCAAGGCGCAGTTGAAACTCCATTACCAGCAAGAGTTCCTGGTCTATGTCCGGGACTTTCCCGTGCTGCTGGCCCGGGTACACGGCCAAAACCCACCGCCGGACGTCCGGCGCATGTTAGCGGAGAATATTTATGAGGAGGACACCGGTGGTCTGTCTTTTGGCCGTTCGCATCCCGAGCTGTTCAACGAAATGATGCAGGGCCTTGGATTCCGCAACGAGGTGTTCCGCACCGCCAAGCTGCTCCCCGCCAGCGCCCGCTACCGGAAGTGGCTGGAACAGGTCACAGCCAGCCGGGACTGGGTGGTCGGTGCCGCGGCACTCGCAGTCTTCGTCGAAGGCAGCATCAAAGATCGCCAGGAGATTCAGGAGCCGTCCAAGCCGAAAAGTGAGGCGGAGATTGAAGCCTATATCAACGCCCATCCCCTCATCCGGCACCACAACATTGCCCGGCAGTCCATGGACCTCATCCGTGCCCATCAACAGGTGGAGGCAGGGCACCGCCAGGATGCCTATGCCATGGTGGTCGGCTATGCCGATACCAGACGCCGACAGAATGCCGTCCTTGCCTGTGTGTCACAAGGATTGACGCTCTGGATGGCCTACCGGGACAGCATCGCCAAAGCCTGCAAGCTGGTCAAACCATGA
- a CDS encoding SUMF1/EgtB/PvdO family nonheme iron enzyme: protein MTISRRWYGAGLWLCLVLFTPQEMVRAAGTPDDMVLVPAGEFAMGTSIEEGGFPDEQPMRLVYLGAFWIDRYEVSNAAYARFVQETGYQAPANAAPALTLWEHNLPLPGIEQHPVVNVSWLDAVAFCRWANKRLPTEAEWEKAARGTDRRTYPWGNDWDFDQANSASYWARKTVQFADSTQWEAFWLKGEGAAISKEKGLRGEILTMPVGSFPSGASPYGALDMAGNAAEWVQDWYNPNHYRSAGLTNPQGPERGAIKAMRGGSWLKPAISLRTSDRDWGTMDSRPSGTGFRCARDSY from the coding sequence ATGACGATCAGCCGCAGGTGGTATGGAGCGGGATTGTGGCTCTGCCTTGTCCTCTTCACACCACAGGAGATGGTCAGGGCAGCCGGCACGCCTGACGACATGGTGCTGGTTCCTGCCGGTGAATTTGCCATGGGAACCTCTATCGAGGAGGGCGGTTTCCCGGACGAGCAACCCATGCGCCTGGTCTACCTTGGTGCCTTTTGGATCGATCGATACGAAGTCAGCAATGCCGCCTATGCCCGATTCGTCCAGGAAACCGGCTACCAAGCGCCAGCCAACGCCGCCCCTGCCCTCACCCTCTGGGAACACAACCTCCCCCTACCCGGCATCGAGCAACATCCGGTCGTCAACGTGAGCTGGCTGGATGCCGTGGCATTTTGTCGGTGGGCCAACAAACGGTTGCCGACGGAAGCCGAATGGGAAAAGGCCGCGCGAGGCACCGATCGGCGAACCTATCCTTGGGGCAACGACTGGGACTTCGATCAGGCTAACAGCGCAAGTTATTGGGCCAGGAAAACGGTCCAATTCGCCGATAGCACCCAATGGGAAGCCTTCTGGCTCAAGGGAGAAGGCGCAGCTATTTCCAAAGAAAAGGGTCTGAGAGGTGAAATTCTGACGATGCCGGTCGGCAGTTTTCCTTCCGGTGCCAGTCCCTACGGTGCCTTGGATATGGCGGGTAATGCCGCTGAATGGGTGCAGGATTGGTACAATCCCAACCATTATCGGTCGGCAGGCCTTACCAACCCACAGGGGCCAGAGCGGGGCGCCATCAAAGCCATGCGCGGAGGGTCCTGGCTCAAACCGGCGATCAGCCTGCGGACCTCCGATCGCGATTGGGGCACCATGGACAGCCGACCTTCCGGAACCGGATTTCGTTGCGCTCGCGATAGCTACTGA